From a region of the Candidatus Acidiferrales bacterium genome:
- a CDS encoding GNAT family N-acetyltransferase, which produces MIRIVGLSDAQAICDIYNEYVKNTSVTFEEIPVPLDEMMGRIKTAMQNYPWLVYEIDGKVVGYTYGRTWRDRAAYRKSVETGTYIDSRFIGKGIGSQLKKELLRILKEKSFHAVISGIALPNPASIALNEKFGFKKVAHFKEVGYKFNKWIDVGYWELIL; this is translated from the coding sequence ATGATACGAATAGTGGGCTTGTCCGACGCGCAGGCCATTTGCGACATTTATAATGAGTATGTAAAGAACACTTCTGTCACATTCGAAGAGATTCCCGTACCGCTGGATGAGATGATGGGACGCATCAAAACCGCGATGCAGAATTATCCATGGCTTGTTTACGAAATCGATGGAAAAGTGGTCGGTTATACTTACGGGAGAACTTGGAGAGACCGTGCGGCGTACCGGAAATCGGTGGAAACAGGAACATATATTGACTCTCGATTCATCGGAAAGGGAATCGGCTCGCAGCTGAAGAAAGAACTTCTCAGGATACTGAAAGAAAAATCATTCCATGCCGTAATAAGCGGGATCGCACTTCCAAACCCGGCAAGTATCGCGCTCAATGAAAAATTCGGGTTCAAGAAAGTGGCACACTTCAAAGAGGTCGGATACAAATTTAATAAATGGATTGACGTTGGATACTGGGAATTGATCTTATGA
- a CDS encoding OmpH family outer membrane protein: MKEKSVVLISAAVILSALGFMFAASPNSSQLKIGYVNSATILDQIPEAQAAQRKLDALMKAWSDTVNQMSQQYQDKADAYQKQSAMMTDQAKQAAQQDLNTLQQQILQYRQEKVAQGGELDQTREKLMKPIRDKVYKVIAQVAKEKGMQYVLDKRDELAIILYADKNFDLTYDVLGIINREGN, encoded by the coding sequence GTGAAAGAAAAATCGGTTGTTTTGATTTCGGCTGCCGTCATTTTATCGGCACTCGGATTCATGTTTGCAGCATCGCCGAATAGCTCTCAATTGAAAATCGGCTATGTCAATTCCGCAACTATTCTCGATCAAATACCGGAAGCACAAGCGGCTCAAAGGAAGCTCGATGCGCTGATGAAAGCGTGGAGTGATACCGTCAACCAAATGTCGCAACAATATCAGGACAAGGCGGATGCTTATCAGAAACAATCCGCCATGATGACAGATCAAGCGAAACAGGCAGCACAGCAGGACTTGAACACTCTCCAGCAGCAGATTTTACAGTACCGACAGGAGAAAGTGGCGCAGGGCGGCGAACTCGATCAGACCCGCGAGAAGTTGATGAAGCCGATTCGCGATAAGGTTTATAAGGTTATCGCTCAAGTTGCGAAAGAAAAAGGAATGCAGTATGTCCTTGACAAGCGAGACGAATTGGCGATAATACTTTATGCAGACAAGAACTTCGATCTTACTTACGACGTGCTGGGCATTATAAATCGCGAAGGTAATTAA
- the hybB gene encoding Ni/Fe-hydrogenase cytochrome b subunit, giving the protein MATIKTMGGMPMEVEMDTSKFSYTISNWFKHFTFWKCVFLVLVIVGLYSTAIRFAFGLGAATNLNDNFPWGLWIGFDVLCGVGLAAGGFVIAASVYIFHLDDYKALIRPAVLTAFLGYVLVVFALLFDLGRPWNIWHPLVMWNPHSVMFEVAWCVMLYTAVLALEFSPIVLEKFKLEKAQRAVHSIIIPLVILGVMLSTLHQSSLGSMYLITPEKTYPLWYSGNLPFLFFLSAVAVGPAMVIIESFLSSRAFHREIELPLLSRLGKVSAVALAVYLVLKMEDVVNYNLVSHLLTSNLEGILYWIEIVIGALLPMILLIVPKVRTSKRGLFGSAILVVTGFVLNRMDVSITSLERYYGTNYFPSWMEISVTMMIVALGFGAFAWAAKNLAVFPKEDKVRVHDEGCEVVIVDAPSKPIPVFVETKAKY; this is encoded by the coding sequence ATGGCAACGATAAAGACGATGGGCGGAATGCCGATGGAGGTCGAGATGGACACGAGTAAGTTTTCTTACACAATTTCAAATTGGTTTAAACACTTTACTTTTTGGAAATGTGTCTTTCTAGTTCTGGTAATTGTGGGTTTGTATTCCACGGCGATAAGGTTCGCATTTGGACTTGGTGCCGCAACGAATCTGAACGATAATTTCCCATGGGGATTGTGGATCGGATTCGATGTGCTTTGCGGAGTCGGGCTTGCCGCCGGCGGATTTGTCATCGCGGCATCGGTTTATATTTTCCATCTCGACGACTACAAAGCATTGATAAGACCAGCTGTCTTGACTGCGTTTCTCGGATATGTTCTCGTCGTGTTTGCCCTTCTTTTCGATCTCGGACGGCCGTGGAATATCTGGCATCCGCTCGTGATGTGGAATCCGCATTCGGTGATGTTTGAAGTGGCGTGGTGCGTAATGCTCTATACTGCCGTCCTTGCGCTGGAGTTCAGCCCGATCGTACTGGAGAAGTTCAAATTGGAAAAAGCACAACGGGCCGTCCACTCGATAATTATTCCGCTGGTGATCTTGGGCGTGATGCTGTCAACACTTCATCAATCATCGCTCGGCTCGATGTATCTGATTACTCCCGAGAAAACCTATCCGCTATGGTACTCTGGAAATCTTCCGTTTCTTTTCTTCCTGAGCGCCGTAGCCGTCGGCCCGGCGATGGTCATAATAGAATCTTTTCTGAGCTCGCGCGCATTTCATCGCGAGATCGAACTGCCGCTCTTGTCTCGTCTCGGAAAAGTATCGGCGGTTGCGTTGGCAGTATATCTGGTTTTAAAAATGGAAGACGTCGTAAACTATAATCTTGTTTCGCATTTGCTTACCTCTAATCTCGAAGGAATACTCTATTGGATTGAGATCGTGATCGGCGCGCTCCTTCCTATGATCCTTTTGATTGTTCCAAAAGTCAGGACGAGCAAACGCGGTTTGTTCGGTAGTGCAATCCTGGTAGTGACCGGATTTGTTTTGAACAGGATGGATGTCAGCATTACTTCTCTGGAGCGGTACTATGGCACAAACTATTTCCCCAGCTGGATGGAGATCTCCGTGACAATGATGATAGTCGCACTCGGTTTTGGTGCGTTTGCGTGGGCAGCAAAGAATCTCGCCGTTTTTCCGAAGGAAGATAAGGTCAGAGTTCATGATGAAGGTTGCGAGGTGGTTATAGTCGATGCTCCTTCGAAACCCATCCCGGTCTTTGTAGAAACAAAAGCAAAATATTAA
- the bamA gene encoding outer membrane protein assembly factor BamA, with protein sequence MKNILLAVIIFTGIANAQVQSPQKAKPLKILGISAEGNRLTDAGAIIRYSGLRVDGEFTPGGDEIRQAIKQLWSIGIFSDIQVLIDNQVGDGVYLLIRVKEYPRLNDIVLKGNDELSEKDIKDQINLVKGQIVNRQDLSTIVYNIKKKYEDKGYLLAKIDPELVPVADTAGAPVNLVVNVDEGKEVKIESITFGGNRDFDDGDLRGAMDDTKEKVWWMFWRSAKFDQKKYDDDKGKILDFYRKNGYIDASILSDSIWYSPDKENMFIHINVDEGKKYYIRHITWEGNTKYPSSILDERLDLKEGDVYDKEKFDENLRGNKDQTDVASLYLDTGYLTFSADPDEVRVPPDSVDLKIKLYERNQFRIGEIIITGNTKTQDKVIRRELFTVPGDYFSRAMIIRSVRQLSQINYFDPDKIKPDYYIVNDSTVNVTYDVKEKSSDTFNASVGYSQAFGFTGSLGLSFNNFDIAHPFEGGAGQALTFTWQFGVSTYYRTFSLGFNEPWFMDTPTSLGVNVYDTRQIYGVDLRMTGASVSVGRRFDWPDRYFRGDWIFSGQKVDVANGEAYGYLNGDYSEFTATQVISRNSTDNPIFPTIGSNLSLTDEIAGPPVLPGQINFHKHVFSADWYTSLLGTSRVVLYSGTMFGVVGAITNHPIVQINDEFFMGGTGLGYISTTPLRGYDDRAVGPKSPDTPGGNPLGGLVMFKQTFEMRFSLLTDPIPLYLLLFAEGGNVYKDFHHTDIFQLARSAGFGARVMINPIGMVGFDYGYGFDSVAPNSPPSGWHFHFQFGRGF encoded by the coding sequence ATGAAAAATATTCTATTAGCGGTCATTATATTTACCGGCATTGCGAATGCTCAAGTTCAGAGTCCGCAGAAGGCAAAGCCTTTGAAAATTCTCGGGATATCGGCTGAGGGAAACAGACTTACTGATGCTGGTGCGATCATCAGATATTCCGGATTGAGGGTCGACGGCGAATTCACACCTGGGGGTGATGAGATACGCCAGGCAATAAAACAACTATGGTCCATCGGGATATTCTCCGACATCCAGGTTCTGATCGACAATCAGGTCGGTGACGGCGTTTATCTCCTCATTCGAGTGAAGGAATACCCCAGGCTGAATGATATCGTGTTGAAGGGGAATGATGAGCTGAGCGAGAAGGACATCAAGGATCAGATAAATCTTGTCAAAGGCCAAATCGTAAACCGACAGGACCTGAGCACCATTGTATATAACATAAAGAAGAAGTACGAGGACAAAGGGTATCTCCTTGCTAAGATAGATCCCGAACTTGTGCCGGTCGCCGATACCGCGGGTGCACCTGTCAATCTCGTCGTAAACGTAGATGAAGGCAAGGAAGTCAAGATCGAATCGATAACCTTCGGCGGCAACAGAGATTTTGACGACGGCGATCTGCGCGGTGCGATGGATGATACTAAGGAAAAAGTGTGGTGGATGTTCTGGAGGAGCGCGAAGTTTGATCAGAAGAAATACGATGACGACAAAGGGAAAATCCTTGACTTCTATAGAAAGAACGGCTACATAGATGCTTCGATACTCTCCGACTCAATATGGTACAGCCCGGACAAGGAGAATATGTTCATACATATTAACGTCGACGAAGGAAAGAAATATTACATCAGGCATATTACGTGGGAAGGGAATACAAAGTACCCATCTAGCATTCTGGATGAGCGGCTTGATTTGAAAGAGGGCGACGTCTACGACAAGGAGAAATTCGACGAAAATCTCCGCGGCAACAAAGACCAGACCGATGTCGCGTCCTTATACTTGGACACCGGTTATCTTACGTTCAGTGCCGATCCGGACGAAGTACGTGTTCCGCCGGATTCCGTGGACCTGAAAATAAAATTATACGAGCGGAATCAATTCCGCATCGGCGAGATCATTATTACCGGTAATACTAAGACCCAAGACAAAGTCATTCGTCGCGAGCTTTTTACAGTGCCGGGCGATTACTTTTCGCGTGCAATGATCATAAGAAGCGTAAGGCAGCTTTCGCAGATAAACTATTTTGATCCGGATAAAATTAAGCCTGATTATTACATCGTGAATGACTCCACGGTTAACGTGACTTACGATGTCAAAGAGAAATCGAGCGACACCTTCAATGCCTCGGTCGGTTACAGCCAGGCTTTTGGATTCACCGGTTCACTCGGTTTATCGTTCAACAATTTCGATATAGCTCATCCATTCGAGGGTGGGGCAGGTCAAGCGTTAACCTTTACCTGGCAGTTCGGAGTAAGCACCTACTATAGAACTTTCAGTCTCGGATTTAACGAGCCGTGGTTCATGGATACTCCAACTTCTCTCGGCGTGAACGTGTATGACACCAGACAGATTTACGGAGTTGACTTGAGAATGACGGGTGCCTCAGTGAGCGTCGGACGGAGATTTGATTGGCCCGACAGATATTTTCGTGGCGACTGGATCTTTTCGGGCCAGAAGGTCGATGTGGCAAACGGTGAAGCTTACGGTTACTTGAACGGCGATTACAGCGAATTTACGGCCACGCAGGTGATTTCCAGAAACAGCACCGATAATCCAATTTTCCCGACGATAGGATCGAATCTTTCGTTGACAGATGAAATAGCCGGTCCCCCTGTTCTGCCGGGGCAAATAAATTTTCACAAACACGTTTTCTCCGCAGACTGGTACACGTCGCTGCTCGGGACAAGCAGAGTTGTCCTGTACAGTGGAACAATGTTCGGGGTCGTCGGCGCTATAACAAATCATCCTATAGTTCAGATCAACGACGAATTTTTCATGGGTGGAACGGGGCTCGGCTACATTTCCACGACACCCTTGCGTGGGTACGACGATAGGGCTGTCGGTCCCAAATCCCCTGATACCCCGGGTGGAAATCCGCTTGGCGGGCTGGTCATGTTCAAGCAGACTTTCGAGATGCGTTTCTCTCTGCTGACCGATCCGATCCCGCTGTACTTGCTGTTGTTTGCCGAAGGTGGAAATGTATATAAAGATTTTCACCACACCGACATATTCCAGCTTGCCCGGTCGGCGGGTTTTGGCGCACGCGTTATGATTAATCCGATCGGCATGGTCGGATTCGATTATGGCTACGGTTTTGATTCAGTCGCTCCCAATTCTCCTCCTTCCGGCTGGCATTTCCATTTCCAGTTCGGAAGGGGCTTTTAA
- a CDS encoding sigma-54 dependent transcriptional regulator codes for MANINRSEQASVLIVDDELSVRDSLTKWFIEDGYRVGAAENANKALNLMNDGPWDVVLLDIKMPGMDGLELQKRLKEIDKTSAIIMVTAFAAVDSAVQALKEGAFDYITKPVDPEHLSHLVRNALRTKKLSDENWRLRQQMSELSGVEEIIGESQQIKKVIELAKTVAQTDTTVMIRGESGTGKELIARTIHANSTRKFFPIITVNCGAVPETLLESELFGHEKGAFTGAQYRRKGKFEMADGGTIFLDEIGTISQKMQVQLLRVLETRQFTRVGGNDLISSDFRVVCATNRDLEAAIAEGNFREDLYYRLNVFTIFIPPLRERRVDIPPMVNHFMKKYAASMNKAMLEVDPEAMDILIRNKWQGNVRELENVIERAMVLAKPPSVKASDLPFQLSQIQDENGTGEDSLMSMEKIHIARILNKYGWNITRAAEALDIDRVTLYNKIAKYGLKKP; via the coding sequence ATGGCGAACATTAATAGATCGGAGCAAGCGAGTGTTCTCATTGTCGATGATGAGCTTTCAGTTAGGGACTCATTGACAAAGTGGTTCATTGAAGACGGCTACCGCGTCGGTGCGGCGGAGAACGCGAATAAGGCGCTGAATCTCATGAACGATGGACCATGGGATGTAGTGCTTCTAGACATAAAGATGCCGGGCATGGACGGGCTTGAACTGCAAAAGAGATTGAAGGAGATCGACAAGACTTCGGCAATCATCATGGTCACCGCTTTTGCTGCGGTTGACAGTGCGGTGCAGGCTTTGAAAGAAGGAGCGTTCGACTACATAACAAAGCCCGTTGATCCGGAGCATCTGTCCCATCTCGTGCGAAACGCACTCAGGACAAAGAAATTGTCGGATGAAAATTGGCGGCTGCGCCAGCAAATGTCGGAACTTTCGGGCGTCGAGGAAATCATCGGAGAAAGCCAGCAGATAAAAAAAGTGATCGAGCTTGCAAAGACTGTAGCGCAGACAGATACAACCGTAATGATCCGGGGCGAGAGCGGCACGGGCAAGGAATTGATCGCACGAACCATCCATGCGAACAGCACGCGAAAATTTTTCCCGATTATTACAGTCAACTGCGGTGCGGTGCCGGAAACCTTGTTGGAGAGTGAGCTATTCGGCCACGAGAAAGGAGCTTTTACCGGCGCGCAATACAGACGTAAGGGTAAGTTTGAAATGGCCGATGGCGGCACAATTTTTTTGGACGAGATAGGAACGATCAGTCAGAAAATGCAGGTGCAGCTTCTGAGGGTGCTGGAGACAAGGCAATTCACGCGTGTCGGCGGGAATGATTTGATCTCAAGTGATTTTAGAGTAGTCTGCGCGACAAATCGTGACCTCGAGGCGGCAATCGCGGAAGGAAATTTCAGGGAAGATCTGTATTACCGCTTGAACGTGTTCACCATATTCATTCCGCCTCTCAGGGAAAGACGGGTTGACATCCCACCGATGGTGAATCACTTCATGAAAAAATATGCTGCTTCTATGAACAAGGCCATGCTCGAAGTCGATCCGGAAGCGATGGATATTTTGATTCGCAACAAATGGCAGGGGAATGTACGCGAGCTTGAGAACGTCATCGAGCGTGCGATGGTCCTGGCAAAACCGCCATCTGTCAAGGCATCCGACTTGCCCTTCCAGCTTTCACAGATTCAAGATGAAAACGGCACGGGCGAAGATTCGCTCATGAGCATGGAAAAAATTCATATCGCAAGAATTCTCAACAAATATGGATGGAACATCACGCGAGCGGCGGAAGCCCTCGACATAGACCGGGTCACGCTTTACAACAAAATTGCTAAATACGGTTTGAAGAAACCCTGA
- a CDS encoding DNA internalization-related competence protein ComEC/Rec2: MKSQPAFKAALLAAGGIVIGRQFYVYSYVFLAAAICMTVAASSWLILKKGRISPVISGLIYSALLLSFAFYISVSSLSPAILANFAGFTGTVDETPRGAPAYSVMLNDCRGYDKKWYRIAGDLIVSSSFELNLSVGDRVAIIGKTTPLSSARNPGDYDWKSFYELNGIAGRIFVEGKRDILLVYHDTKFNFLRDVIVPTRDFLRSKISEFMRGDEAELAKAMILGERRGINGEIDEQFVNTGTIHILAVSGLHIGFLTGMLMIMAALLRIPRRMRFFAMAPILILYAFVVGLMPSITRAVIMALVVLFGLFLQRKPQILNSLGFAALVILALNPSQLFTPGFQLSFAAVMSIAFLHQKILAMVHRSYPALEERTLLNSIVSLSLLTVAATLGTVPLTVYYFNRISLVSVIANLCIVPLAGIFATMTFTSIGMSVLSSWLGGIFGAASQLTGFVILKINSLLGSSNFSSMTISDSGWVFAALFYLWLIAVIAFPMASSSSAQNYLRKKIIFAILLGANFVLYGGFMGHRKSDTKLYVLDVGQGDAIYVELPDGKNMLVDAGFKFRNYDVGERIVVPFLQRHGVRELNYFVTTHLHSDHIGGAASIIEKFKIDSFIYPDQSSNSQVWLNTMAHVKAFKIPARIASAGMILDSSPTCRVYVLHPNPKYVGEGGLAFKTRLNDGSIVLKVCIGGKSFLLAGDAEKRVEHDLVKIYGPFLSSDVYKAGHHGSNTSSSAEFLQTVHPAYAAISVGMNNKFGHPSPEVIEEMKRENIKIWRTDSMGGAFFDVTPDTVRLVQWR, encoded by the coding sequence GTGAAAAGCCAGCCTGCTTTCAAAGCCGCACTCCTCGCCGCAGGAGGTATCGTCATAGGGAGACAATTTTATGTCTATTCCTACGTCTTTCTTGCAGCTGCGATTTGTATGACGGTCGCCGCATCGTCATGGCTCATCCTGAAAAAGGGAAGGATATCTCCGGTAATCTCCGGTCTCATCTATTCCGCGCTTCTCCTCTCTTTTGCCTTTTACATAAGCGTATCGTCATTGTCGCCAGCCATCCTTGCGAATTTTGCCGGCTTCACCGGCACTGTTGATGAGACTCCGCGCGGTGCGCCTGCTTATTCAGTGATGCTCAATGACTGCCGCGGATACGATAAAAAATGGTACAGGATCGCTGGTGATCTCATTGTTTCCTCCTCTTTCGAATTGAATTTGTCCGTCGGAGATAGGGTGGCGATCATCGGGAAAACGACCCCTCTTTCGAGCGCGAGAAACCCGGGGGATTACGATTGGAAATCATTTTACGAATTGAACGGAATTGCGGGGAGGATATTTGTGGAGGGCAAAAGAGATATCCTGCTGGTGTACCATGATACGAAGTTCAATTTTCTTAGGGATGTCATAGTACCGACGAGAGATTTTTTGCGCTCCAAGATCTCGGAGTTCATGCGAGGCGATGAAGCGGAGCTTGCAAAGGCCATGATCTTAGGCGAACGCCGTGGAATCAACGGGGAAATCGACGAGCAGTTTGTCAATACCGGTACGATTCATATCCTGGCGGTTTCGGGATTACATATCGGTTTTCTGACGGGGATGCTGATGATAATGGCGGCTCTTCTGAGAATTCCGAGGAGAATGCGGTTTTTTGCGATGGCTCCGATTTTGATCTTATACGCCTTTGTTGTCGGTTTGATGCCGAGCATAACACGCGCCGTCATCATGGCTTTGGTTGTTCTGTTCGGACTTTTCTTGCAGAGGAAACCGCAGATACTAAACTCCCTGGGATTTGCCGCGCTTGTTATTTTGGCTCTTAACCCATCGCAACTTTTCACGCCGGGGTTTCAATTGTCGTTCGCAGCGGTGATGTCGATCGCCTTCTTACACCAGAAAATTCTTGCGATGGTCCACAGAAGCTATCCAGCTTTAGAAGAACGTACCCTTCTAAATTCGATTGTTTCCCTTTCATTGTTAACGGTTGCCGCGACCCTCGGAACTGTTCCGCTTACCGTATATTACTTCAACAGGATCTCTCTCGTTAGTGTTATTGCCAATTTGTGCATAGTCCCGCTTGCAGGGATTTTTGCAACCATGACGTTCACCTCTATCGGCATGAGCGTGCTGTCGTCGTGGCTCGGCGGGATTTTCGGTGCCGCATCCCAATTGACCGGTTTTGTAATTCTCAAAATCAACTCGCTTCTCGGTTCGTCGAACTTCAGCAGCATGACGATTTCCGATTCCGGCTGGGTCTTTGCAGCTCTCTTTTATTTATGGCTTATTGCAGTAATTGCATTCCCCATGGCAAGTTCTTCGTCCGCTCAAAACTACCTCCGGAAAAAAATCATCTTTGCGATTCTTCTCGGTGCAAATTTCGTCCTCTACGGGGGATTTATGGGGCATCGAAAATCGGATACGAAATTGTACGTGCTGGATGTCGGCCAGGGTGATGCGATATATGTTGAGCTTCCGGATGGGAAGAACATGCTTGTGGATGCAGGGTTTAAGTTTAGAAATTATGATGTCGGTGAACGCATAGTGGTTCCTTTTCTACAGCGTCACGGTGTCCGAGAGTTGAACTATTTTGTGACAACACATTTGCACAGCGACCATATCGGCGGTGCAGCATCAATAATAGAAAAGTTTAAAATTGACAGCTTCATCTACCCTGATCAATCATCAAACTCGCAAGTGTGGCTGAATACTATGGCACATGTGAAGGCATTCAAAATTCCTGCAAGGATCGCGTCTGCAGGGATGATTTTAGATTCTTCTCCAACATGCAGAGTCTACGTACTGCATCCGAATCCAAAATATGTCGGCGAAGGCGGCCTCGCTTTTAAGACGAGACTGAACGATGGCTCGATAGTTCTGAAGGTGTGCATCGGAGGAAAGAGTTTTCTTCTTGCAGGAGACGCTGAAAAGCGTGTCGAGCATGATCTGGTAAAGATTTACGGACCATTTTTGTCCTCTGATGTTTATAAGGCGGGACACCATGGAAGCAACACGAGTTCGTCGGCGGAATTTCTGCAAACCGTTCACCCGGCTTATGCTGCAATTTCTGTAGGGATGAACAACAAATTCGGTCATCCATCTCCGGAAGTCATAGAAGAAATGAAGAGGGAGAATATCAAGATCTGGCGGACCGATTCAATGGGTGGAGCTTTCTTCGACGTCACCCCTGACACTGTGAGGCTTGTTCAGTGGAGATGA
- a CDS encoding ATP-binding protein — MLKWHSEKYLSVNKDWALRTSDLIKRSTHYSMLENRREDIYQTINTLGSEPGIEAIRIYNKKGEITFSTVSGETGKHVNTGAEACNVCHQPGKPLPSDTSSGLTRIFLSQKGYRVLGVITPIKNEPSCYNTDCHEHAASQTVLGVLDVMLPLKEMDASLSQLRGATYLTSALMVAGVTVFAGIFIWIMVNVPVRKLIRGTDEVTKGNLGYRIMVRSHDEIGDLAASFNKMTEELRRARDELTRWGQTLEEKVEQKTEDLRRALSNMVQMEKMASLGKLSASVAHELNNPLAGILAYAKLLRKKISKQDFSPENLKEIDDELKMIADETARCGNIVTNLLLFSRQKVGEFRPQNLALVIEQSVRLIAHHLAMNDVKCEVKLPGEPIEINCDPQQIEQAMIALEINAIEAMPEGGNLRIELQRVANLNAAQIRVEDTGIGISEEDIDHIFEPFYTTKIDGKGTGLGLAVVHGIVEGHNGRIEVSSKVHCGTTFTITFPIGPNASSEKEFANSQKS, encoded by the coding sequence ATGCTTAAATGGCATTCGGAAAAATATCTTAGCGTCAATAAGGACTGGGCTTTGCGAACGAGCGACCTGATAAAGAGATCGACTCACTACAGCATGTTGGAAAACAGGCGTGAGGATATCTACCAGACTATCAATACTCTCGGATCGGAGCCGGGCATAGAAGCAATTCGCATTTACAATAAGAAAGGTGAGATTACCTTTTCAACCGTGAGCGGGGAAACGGGAAAACATGTAAACACCGGTGCCGAAGCGTGCAACGTCTGTCACCAACCTGGAAAACCGTTGCCGTCAGATACCTCAAGCGGTCTAACAAGAATTTTCCTTTCCCAGAAAGGCTACCGCGTTCTTGGAGTGATCACACCTATAAAAAACGAACCGAGTTGTTACAATACGGATTGCCACGAACATGCTGCGTCTCAAACCGTTCTGGGTGTCCTCGATGTTATGCTGCCGCTCAAGGAAATGGACGCGAGCCTTTCCCAGCTTCGAGGAGCAACTTATCTGACATCTGCGCTGATGGTCGCAGGCGTTACGGTTTTTGCGGGGATATTTATCTGGATAATGGTGAACGTGCCGGTAAGGAAATTGATTCGCGGGACGGATGAAGTCACCAAGGGAAACCTCGGATACCGGATCATGGTACGCTCTCATGATGAGATCGGAGACCTTGCGGCTTCATTCAACAAAATGACCGAGGAACTCAGGAGAGCGAGGGACGAACTGACCAGGTGGGGACAAACGCTCGAAGAAAAGGTCGAACAGAAGACCGAGGACTTGAGAAGGGCATTATCCAACATGGTACAGATGGAGAAAATGGCTTCGCTGGGAAAGCTGTCCGCAAGTGTGGCGCACGAGCTGAACAATCCTCTTGCTGGAATCTTAGCATACGCAAAACTCTTGCGCAAGAAAATATCCAAACAGGATTTTTCTCCGGAAAACCTGAAAGAGATCGACGATGAGCTGAAGATGATCGCAGACGAAACTGCGAGGTGCGGAAATATCGTGACAAACCTGCTCCTGTTTTCGAGACAGAAAGTCGGTGAATTCCGTCCTCAGAACCTCGCTCTGGTTATTGAACAAAGCGTTAGACTCATTGCGCATCATTTGGCCATGAATGATGTCAAGTGTGAGGTCAAGCTTCCCGGTGAGCCTATTGAAATCAATTGCGATCCTCAGCAAATTGAACAGGCCATGATAGCCCTTGAGATAAATGCGATCGAGGCAATGCCGGAAGGAGGCAATCTGAGGATAGAGCTGCAGAGAGTTGCAAACTTAAATGCCGCACAAATTAGAGTTGAAGATACAGGCATCGGAATCAGCGAAGAAGATATTGATCATATTTTCGAGCCGTTCTATACGACCAAGATAGACGGAAAAGGCACGGGTCTCGGCCTGGCGGTCGTGCACGGAATCGTAGAGGGCCACAACGGCAGGATAGAAGTATCGTCGAAGGTACACTGTGGGACTACGTTCACGATCACTTTTCCAATAGGTCCGAATGCTTCTTCGGAGAAGGAATTTGCAAATTCACAAAAGAGTTGA
- a CDS encoding isoprenyl transferase, with product MITQSSDDKNLQDELKNTGSIPEHIAIIMDGNGRWAKQRSLPRVAGHREGVASVRDIVEACGQLGVKHLTLYAFSTENWKRPEQEVSTLMRLLVKALRDETDKLHENNVRLTAIGDLESLPLIVQNELNDALEKTKRNTGLNLNLALSYSGRWEITEAVKRMIADAIDRKISIDDVSESVISNYLSTSRMPDPDLLIRTSGEFRLSNFLLYQLAYTEIYISKVYWPEFRRKHLYEAISDFQKRERRFGLVSEQVKHLQTF from the coding sequence TTGATCACCCAGAGCTCCGATGACAAAAACCTGCAGGACGAGTTAAAAAATACCGGAAGCATTCCCGAACACATCGCCATTATCATGGATGGCAACGGCAGGTGGGCCAAGCAGCGGTCGCTTCCTCGAGTCGCCGGTCATCGAGAAGGCGTAGCTTCGGTTCGAGACATAGTCGAGGCATGCGGACAATTAGGAGTGAAACATCTTACGCTTTACGCATTCTCGACGGAGAACTGGAAACGGCCGGAGCAGGAAGTCTCGACATTGATGAGGCTTCTCGTCAAGGCGCTGAGGGATGAGACAGACAAGCTTCACGAGAACAACGTCCGGCTTACCGCCATAGGCGACCTTGAGTCGCTCCCTCTCATTGTCCAGAATGAACTGAATGACGCGTTGGAAAAAACGAAACGAAATACCGGATTGAATTTGAATCTCGCACTGAGTTATTCCGGCAGATGGGAGATAACGGAAGCGGTCAAGAGAATGATTGCCGACGCTATTGACAGGAAAATTTCTATTGACGATGTAAGTGAGTCCGTTATATCAAATTATCTCAGCACTTCGAGGATGCCAGATCCGGACCTGCTTATAAGAACAAGCGGCGAATTCCGATTGAGTAATTTTCTTCTGTACCAGCTTGCATATACTGAGATATATATATCAAAAGTTTATTGGCCGGAATTTCGAAGAAAACACCTTTACGAGGCGATAAGCGATTTCCAGAAACGTGAACGTCGGTTCGGGCTTGTGAGTGAACAAGTCAAACACCTGCAGACTTTTTAG